The genomic segment CTCTCAGCAGCGCCGGCAATTGCACATTTTCCAACGCCGTCAGGTCGTGCCCCAGCAGATGTACGGCGCCGTCGCTACCGTCGTCGAGCCCGGCCAAGATCCCCAGCAGGGTGGATTTCCCCGATCCGGACTCGCCGATAAGCGCAATCGTCTGCGCGGGTTTGACAACCAGCTCAACTCCGGTAAGGATGGAGATATGGTGTTCACCTTGACCGACGTGCTTACTAAAATGATGAACTTCAAAAACGTTTTCCGCTGGCATTTTCTTTTCCTTATTCTGTTAAGTCTGGTAAGCGTTCGGGCGCTGGCCGCCGATACGCTCTTGGTTCTAGGCGACAGTCTAAACGCCGGTTACCGCATGCCCGCCGCACGGGCCTGGCCTGCGCTGCTGCGCCAGCATAAGCCACGCTGGGTGGTCATCGAGCTGGGCGGGAATGATGGTCTGCGCGGTTTTCCGCCGTCGCAGATTGAACAAGATTTGGTCAAAGCCATTACCTTAAGCCAACAGGCGGGCGCGCAGCCCCTGCTCATGCAGATCCGCCTACCGCCGAATTACGGCAAGCGCTATACGGAAACCATCAGCGCCATTTATCCGGCGCTGGCGAGCCGGTACGCCGTTCCCTTACTGCCGTTTTTTATGGAGCAAGTTTATCTGCGGCCGGAGTGGATGCAAGATAACGGGATACATCCCAATCCGGACGCCCAGCCTTTCATCGCGCAATGGATGGCGGACCGCCTGCTGCCTTTACTTAAACATGAATCATAGGCAAGGAGAGCGCAATTTGGGTAAAGTTATGCAAAAAGCCGTGCTGATTACCGGTTGCTCCAGCGGTATCGGCCTGGTGGCGGCCCGCTATCTGCGCGCGCGCGGCTACCGGGTGTTGGCCGCCTGCCGCCAAACCCGTGATGTAGCGCGGCTGGCGACGGAGGGCTTTGAGGCCGTGGCGCTGGATTTGGACGACCCGCAAAGCGTTGACGCCGCCGCCGATGAGGTGTTGCGGCTGACCGGCAACCGGTTGTACGGACTCTTCAATAATGCGGGCTACGGTATGTATGGCCGACTTGACACGTTAAGCCGGAGTCAGCTGGAACAGCAATTTTCCGCTAATCTGTTCGGTATTCATCAATTGACCCGGCGACTGCTGCCTGCCATGGTACCTCATGTCGAGGGGCGGATTATCCAGACCAGTTCGGTCATGGGGCTGGTGTGCACGCCGGGCCGGGGCGCCTATGCTGCGTCCAAGTTTGCCCTGGAGGCATGGTCGGACACGCTGCGCATGGAGCTGCACGGCAGCGGCGTGCAGGTCAGCCTGATTGAACCGGGTCCCATCGCCACGTCATTTAGCACTAACCTGACCCACACCCGGACCGATCAGCCGGTGACCAATCCGGCTATCGCCCGACGTTTTACGCTGCCGCCGGAGGCCGTGTTGCCGAAACTGCGCCATGCGCTGGAAAGTCCTCGGGCCAGATTACGTTATCCGGTTACCCTGGTGGCGCACGCGCTAACGGGGTTGCGTCGCCTCCTGCCAGGGCGCTGTCTGGATTGGCTTTTACGCGGCAAGCATTGAAGTGCGGCACGCCCGCCCCCATGTATTGCCAAAACCATTGAGAGAAATTGCATGTTAAACGCCACGGTAGTTGAAATTAACGAAATCAACCTGCAGCAAACGCTGGAACAATCCATGCAGGTGCCGGTGCTGTTCTATTTCTGGTCCCAGCGCAGCCCGCATTGCGAGCAGCTAACGCCGGTGCTGGACAAGCTGGCGCAGGAATACGCCGGGCAATTTGTGCTGGCGAAGGTAGACTGCGACGAACAGCAGCATGTCGCCGCCCAATTCGGCCTGCGCGCCATCCCCACCGTGTATCTGTTCAAGGAGGGTCAGCCGCTTGACGGTTTTCAGGGGCCCCAGCCGGAAGAGGCGGTACGCGAGTTGCTGACCCGCGCCTTGCCGGATCCCGCCGAGCTGCAATTGCAGGAAGCCACGGCGCTGGTGCAGGCGGGGGATTTCGCCGGGGCGCTGCCGCTTTTGAAAGCGCTGTGGCAGGAACCCAAGCCCGCCAGCGAAGCCGGCCTGTTATTGGCGGAAACCTATCTGCAACTCAATCGTGCCGATGATGCGCAGGCGGTGCTGGACCAGTTCCCGCTACAGGATAAAGATACGCGCTACCAGGGTTTACTGGCGCAGATCGAGCTGCTGCACCAGGCGGCGGATACGCCGGAAATTCAACAGTTGCAACAACAGGTGCAACTTGCGCCGCACGATACCGCGCTGGCGGTACAGCTAGCCCTTCAGCTCCATCAGGTGGGCCGTAATGAGGAAGCGCTGGAGCTGTTGATGGGCCATTTGAAAAACGATCTTGGCGCCGCCGACGGCGAAGCGCGTAAAATCTTAATGGATATTCTGGCGGCACTGGGCACCGGCGATGCGCTGGCGGGTAAATACCGTCGCCAGCTATACTCCCTGCTGTATTAAACCTTTCTGCACGCCAGGCGCGCCATGGCGAACGCTTGTCCTCTTTTGCCGTCCGGCCTCATGCGCCGGTGGCGAAGATCGCAAAAAACGCGCCTGGCGTCGCTTAACGGTAACGATCCGGTCCCTTTTATTGCGTGAATCACTGTAACCTTGCGCGCTTTGTTGTATCTTCTCTTCTATAACACCAGTCCCGCCGCAGAGCGCAGACGGGTTGCCCGGCGCGTTATTCTCTGGCACTGAAAAGGAGTCTTCACTTATGTTAATGGTCATTCCCGTTCTGGTCGTGCTCGCCTTGATCGTGGTCGCGGCGGGTATCAAGATTGTACCGCAGGGCTATCAATGGACGGTTGAGCGATTCGGCCGCTTTACGCAGGCGCTGAAACCCGGCCTGAATCTGGTCGTGCCGTTTATGGACCGCATCGGACGTAAAATCAATATGATGGAACAGGTATTGGATATTCCTTCCCAAGAGATCATCTCCAAGGATAACGCCAACGTCACCATTGACGCCGTCTGTTTTATCCAGGTGGTGGACGTCGCACGCGCCGCGTATGAAGTCAGTAATCTCGAGCAGGCGATCCTCAATCTGACCATGACCAATATCCGCACCGTTCTGGGCGCCATGGAGCTGGATGAAATGCTGTCGCAGCGCGATAGCATCAACATCCGGCTGCTACAAATCGTGGATGAAGCGACCAATCCCTGGGGCATCAAGGTCACCCGCGTCGAGATCCGCGATGTGCGCCCACCGGCGGAAATGATTGCCGCGATGAACGCCCAGATGAAAGCGGAGCGAACCAAGCGCTCCGATATTCTGGAGGCGGAAGGGGTACGCCAGTCGGCCATCCTGCGCGCCGAAGGGGAGAAACAGTCGCAGATCCTGAAAGCCGAGGGCGAGCGGCAGTCGGCGTTTTTGCAGGCCGAGGCCCGTGAACGCGCCGCCGAAGCGGAAACGCGGGCCACGCAGATGGTTTCTGACTCCATCGCCGCCGGCAATATCCAGGCCGTCAACTACTTCGTGGCGCAAAAATATACCGACGCGCTGCAAAAAATCGGCTCCGCCGGCAACAGTAAAGTCATCATGATGCCGCTGGACGCCAGTAATCTGTGCTTGGCGCCATTGGCGGCATCGCTGAACTCGTCAAAGAAAGTCAGTCCGGCCGGAGCAAAGGATGATAGTAGAGGCGATACGTGCACACCCGCACAATTTTTGGCTGATCCTGGGCGGCCTGCTGCTGGCGCTGGAAATGCTGGGGGCGAGCGGCTATTTGCTATGGAGCGGGATCGCCGCGCTGCTGGTGGGGCTACTGACGTGGCTGGTACCGCTTGGCTGGGAGTGGCAGGGCGCGATTTTTGCCGTGCTCACCGTGGGCTAGGCCTGGCTGTGGTGGTATCGCCTGCGCGCTGGGGATCGCACGCGTCCGGCATCGGCGTTGAATCAGCGCGGCCAGCAGCTCATCGGGCTACGCACCCGGCTGTCCGAGCCTCTCATCAACGGGTTCGGCCGATTACGCGTGGGCGACAGCACCTGGCGCGTCCAGGCCAGCGAGGATTTACCGGCGGGTACCTGGGTGGAAGTGTACGCGACGACGGGAGGGGATTACGCTGCGCGTGCGCCGCGCCGTTTCACAATAACTTCGTTCTGGCTGTCGAGGTCGCATCGCGGCGGCACGGCGAAAACGGTTTTGGCGCACTCCAGCTCGCCACCGGCAGACTCCCGCGAGCGGTCGCCGGCGGACGATAGCCTGCAATTACTTATCGACGGCATGAGCTGCGCCAGCTGCGTGACGCGGGTCGAGCGCGCGTTGGCGTTGGTGCCCGGCGTGACGCGGGCGCGGGTCAATCTGGCCGAGCGCAGCGCGCTGGTCATGGGATCGCCGGCCCCTCACGCCTTGCTCGCGGCGGTGCAACAGGCCGGCTACGGCGCCGAAGTGGTCCAGGATGAGGACGAACGCCGCCGCCGGCAACAGCAAACCGCTGAGCGGGCGACGCGGCGCTACAGCCGACAGTCGGCGCTGGCGCTCGGTGTACCGCTGATGGCCTGGGGGTTATTGGGCGGCAGCATGGCGCTGACGCCCACCACCCGCCTACCCTGGTTGGCGGTGGGCCTGCTAACGCTGGTGGTCATGGTCGTCGCCGGCGGCCACTTTTACCGCAGCGCCACCAACAGTTTGCGCAACGGCAGCGCGACGATGGATACGCTGGTCGCGCTCGGGACCGGCGCCGCTTGGCTTTATTCTATCAGCGTGGTGATCTGGCCGCTGGCGTTTCCCACCATGGCCCGGCACCTCTATTTTGAAGCTGGCGCCATGATTATCGGTTTGATTAATCTAGGCCACGCCCTGGAGAGCCGCGCGCGCCAGCATGCGTCCGGCGCGCTGGCGCGGCTGTTGGATCTGACGCCGCCCAGCGCACGGGTCGTGGTGGACGATCGGGAGCATTTGACGCCGCTGGCGCAGGTAGCGCCGGGTATGACGCTGCGTCTGACCAGCGGCGACCGGGTGCCGGTGGATGGCGATATTTTCCAGGGAGAAGTCTGGCTGGATGAGTCCATGCTGACCGGCGAGCCGGCGGCGCGGCATAAACAGGCCGGCGATCGGGTGCATGCCGGCACCGTCGTGGCGGACGGCAGCGTGTTATTCACCGCCCAAGCTACCGGGAATCAGACCACGCTCGCCAGAATCATCCGGCTGGTGCGGCAGGCGCAGAGCAGCAAACCCGCCATAGGACAACTGGTCGACCGGATTTCAGCGGTGTTTGTACCCGTCGTGGTAGCTATCGCGCTGGCGAACTCCGCCCTCTGGTGGGTGGCCGGATCGGAATCGCGCATTGCCTATTCGCTGGTGGTCGCCACGACGGTGCTCATCATTGCCTGCCCCTGCCCCTGCGCGCTGGGCCTGGCAACGCCAATGTCCATTATTGCCGGCGTCGGCCGCGCCGCGGAATTCGGCGTGCTGGTGCGCGATGCCGATGCGCTGCAACAAGCCAGCCAAATCGATACGCTGGTATTCGATAAAATCGGTACCCTCACCGAGGGTCGGCCCCAAGTGGTGGCTATCGAGCCCTTTAGCGGCTGGGAGAGCCAGCGCGCCCTGATGCTGGCCGCGGCGGGCAAAGCGCGGCGGCGTTACTGGGCGCAACAGAGCGCCACGCCGGTCCTGTTGGCGGTGGACGGCAAATTGGCGCGCTGTTGGCGGTGCATGACCCTCTGCGCCACGATAGCGCTGAGGCCCTACAGCGGCGGCGGGCGACGGGATATCGGCTTGTCATGTTAACGGGCGATAACGCCGACACCGCCCGGACGGTCGCCGATAAGGTCGGCATCGACGAAGTGATTGCCAGCGTTCTGCCCGACGGGAAAGCGACGGCGATCGTCTCGTTGCAGCGCCAGGGGCACCGGGTGGCGATGATTGGCGACGGTATCAACGATGCGCCCGCTTTGGCGCAGGCGGAAGTCGGCATCGCCATGGGGAGCGGAAGCGATGTGGCGATCGAAACCGCCGCCATCACCTTAATGCGCGCCAGCCTGCACGGGGTGGCCGATGCGCTGGCGCTGGCCAACGCCACCTTGCGCAACATGAAACAGAACTTGCTTGGCGCGTTCTCTTACAACGCGCTGGGTATTCCCATTGCCGCCGGGATTTTGTTTCCTTTTACCGGCACGCTGCTCAGCCCGGTGGTAGCCGGCGCGGCCATGGCGCTCTCTTCCATTACCGTGGTGAGCAACGCCAACCGACTCATCCGCTTCAAACCCACCACCGCCGTCGACGCCGGCGCGCGGGTGAAACCGGCGGCGGCAGATTCCTGACCGTCCCCCCGGTGCTTCATGCTACCCTTAGCAAACAAATGAGCACCGGAGCGATAGGCATGGGAAAGGTATTACGGTGCCTGGCGAGTCTGCTGGGCGATTTAACGCCGGCGACGTTTCCCTGGCCAGGTATGGATGTCAGCCTGGCATCGGGGCGACAATTTCACCTGGTGGGCAGTATTCATATGGGAACGTCGGCGATGGCGCCCCTGCCCGCGCGCCTGCTGGAACGCCTTGAACAGGCCCAGGCGCTTATCGTGGAGGCGGACATCACCGTCAGCCCGCCGCTAACGAGCGTCGGCGAGGCGCAAATCCCGCTGGCGAATCGACTCAGCGCTGCCCACTATGATCGCGTATGCCAATTGA from the Candidatus Sodalis pierantonius str. SOPE genome contains:
- a CDS encoding GDSL-type esterase/lipase family protein, which encodes MNFKNVFRWHFLFLILLSLVSVRALAADTLLVLGDSLNAGYRMPAARAWPALLRQHKPRWVVIELGGNDGLRGFPPSQIEQDLVKAITLSQQAGAQPLLMQIRLPPNYGKRYTETISAIYPALASRYAVPLLPFFMEQVYLRPEWMQDNGIHPNPDAQPFIAQWMADRLLPLLKHES
- a CDS encoding SDR family oxidoreductase, which codes for MQKAVLITGCSSGIGLVAARYLRARGYRVLAACRQTRDVARLATEGFEAVALDLDDPQSVDAAADEVLRLTGNRLYGLFNNAGYGMYGRLDTLSRSQLEQQFSANLFGIHQLTRRLLPAMVPHVEGRIIQTSSVMGLVCTPGRGAYAASKFALEAWSDTLRMELHGSGVQVSLIEPGPIATSFSTNLTHTRTDQPVTNPAIARRFTLPPEAVLPKLRHALESPRARLRYPVTLVAHALTGLRRLLPGRCLDWLLRGKH
- a CDS encoding co-chaperone YbbN; translated protein: MLNATVVEINEINLQQTLEQSMQVPVLFYFWSQRSPHCEQLTPVLDKLAQEYAGQFVLAKVDCDEQQHVAAQFGLRAIPTVYLFKEGQPLDGFQGPQPEEAVRELLTRALPDPAELQLQEATALVQAGDFAGALPLLKALWQEPKPASEAGLLLAETYLQLNRADDAQAVLDQFPLQDKDTRYQGLLAQIELLHQAADTPEIQQLQQQVQLAPHDTALAVQLALQLHQVGRNEEALELLMGHLKNDLGAADGEARKILMDILAALGTGDALAGKYRRQLYSLLY